The following are from one region of the Natronosporangium hydrolyticum genome:
- a CDS encoding methylated-DNA--[protein]-cysteine S-methyltransferase, giving the protein MRWRSVSTPIGPIAVAVVSGAICRALLQPEARSEPLDLARETPPEPLLEAAATQLTEYFTGQRTGFDLPLSAPDGVGSTFERAVWAELARIPYGEQHSYGQVAAALGEPGAARAVGTACNRNPLPIFVPCHRVVGAGGKLVGFGGGLARKRWLLEHEARVDLERAWG; this is encoded by the coding sequence GTGCGGTGGAGGTCGGTATCGACGCCGATTGGCCCGATCGCGGTGGCCGTGGTCAGTGGCGCGATCTGTCGCGCGCTCCTGCAGCCGGAGGCCCGGAGCGAGCCGCTCGACCTAGCTCGGGAAACGCCGCCGGAGCCGTTGCTCGAGGCAGCCGCGACCCAGCTGACGGAGTACTTCACCGGCCAACGGACCGGGTTCGACCTGCCGCTTTCGGCGCCGGACGGGGTGGGCAGCACCTTCGAACGGGCCGTTTGGGCGGAGTTGGCGCGTATCCCGTACGGGGAGCAGCACAGCTACGGTCAGGTGGCGGCCGCGCTCGGCGAGCCGGGAGCGGCCCGGGCGGTCGGCACCGCCTGCAACCGCAACCCACTGCCGATCTTCGTACCGTGCCACCGGGTGGTGGGGGCGGGCGGCAAGCTGGTCGGGTTCGGGGGTGGGCTGGCCCGAAAACGCTGGCTGTTAGAGCACGAGGCGCGGGTCGACCTGGAGCGGGCCTGGGGGTGA
- the paaD gene encoding 1,2-phenylacetyl-CoA epoxidase subunit PaaD produces the protein MSGEPAYQVAARVVDPELRVVTIDELGILRSVERDGGQVVVTITPTYSGCPAMEVIRADIETSLRDAGWPEVTVVTQLSPAWTTDWLSDSGRAKLAAAGIAPPGPVPADQPLSLGLPTRREAVACPQCGSTDTTQLSRFGATACKALWRCDHCAEPFEQMKAF, from the coding sequence GTGAGCGGCGAGCCCGCCTATCAGGTCGCCGCCCGGGTGGTCGACCCCGAGCTGCGGGTGGTAACCATCGACGAACTCGGCATCCTGCGTAGCGTCGAGCGCGACGGCGGGCAGGTGGTGGTCACCATCACCCCCACCTACTCGGGGTGTCCGGCGATGGAGGTGATCCGCGCCGACATTGAAACCTCGCTGCGCGACGCCGGATGGCCGGAAGTAACGGTCGTGACCCAGCTGTCGCCGGCCTGGACGACCGACTGGCTCAGCGATTCCGGCCGGGCGAAGCTCGCCGCGGCCGGCATCGCCCCACCCGGTCCAGTCCCGGCCGACCAACCGCTCTCGCTGGGGTTGCCCACCCGGCGGGAGGCGGTGGCGTGTCCACAGTGTGGGTCTACCGACACCACCCAGCTGAGCCGGTTCGGTGCCACCGCCTGCAAGGCGCTCTGGCGCTGCGACCACTGCGCCGAACCGTTCGAACAGATGAAGGCCTTCTGA
- the paaC gene encoding 1,2-phenylacetyl-CoA epoxidase subunit PaaC, with the protein MSTPALRNGEVARFEEVLGLGDDALIAAQRLAEWCARAPDLEEDVALANIALDQLGAARLLLSYAGELEQAGRGEDELAYLRDDRQFRNVLLVELPNGDFATTMAKLLFLATAQRLRYRRLAAGSDQRLAGIAAKAVKESTYHLEHAALWTVRLGDGTDESHRRMQLAIDELWPYSYELCDDPAGGAGGELAWQEWSAVVTPVLREATLTVPADGGWAPRGGRVGRHTEHLSYLLAELQVLHRAHPGASW; encoded by the coding sequence GTGAGTACGCCGGCCTTGCGTAACGGGGAGGTCGCCCGATTCGAGGAGGTGCTCGGGCTGGGCGACGACGCCCTGATCGCCGCGCAGCGGCTCGCCGAGTGGTGCGCCCGGGCGCCCGACCTCGAAGAGGACGTGGCGCTGGCGAACATCGCCCTCGACCAGCTCGGCGCCGCCCGGCTGCTGCTGAGCTACGCCGGTGAGCTGGAACAGGCCGGCCGCGGCGAGGACGAGCTGGCGTACCTGCGCGACGACCGGCAGTTCCGCAACGTACTGCTGGTGGAGCTACCCAACGGCGACTTCGCCACCACCATGGCGAAGCTGCTCTTTCTCGCCACCGCCCAGCGGCTGCGCTACCGGCGACTCGCGGCCGGCAGCGACCAGCGGTTGGCGGGGATCGCGGCGAAGGCGGTGAAGGAGTCGACCTACCACCTCGAACATGCTGCCCTGTGGACAGTGCGGCTCGGGGACGGCACCGACGAGTCGCACCGCCGGATGCAGCTCGCGATCGACGAACTCTGGCCCTACAGCTACGAACTCTGCGACGACCCGGCTGGCGGCGCCGGTGGCGAGCTGGCTTGGCAGGAGTGGTCCGCGGTGGTGACCCCGGTGTTGCGGGAGGCGACGCTGACGGTGCCGGCCGACGGCGGCTGGGCCCCCCGCGGTGGTCGGGTCGGTCGCCACACCGAGCACTTGTCCTACCTGCTCGCCGAGTTGCAGGTGCTGCACCGGGCCCACCCCGGAGCGAGCTGGTGA
- a CDS encoding aldo/keto reductase yields MAEMRYRRLGDSGLMVSVVGVGCNNFGFRIDADQTREVVTAALDAGINLFDTADVYGGQGKSEELLGAALRGRRDEAVIATKFGMDMAGANGPDWGARGARRYVVRAVEASLRRLGTDWIDLYQLHTPDPGTPIEETLAALDELVRAGKVRYLGHSNFAGWQVADAAWLARTGRLTPFVSAQNHYNLLHREPVESELIPACQRFGVGLLPYFPLASGLLTGKYRRGADAPAGTRLAADRFASRLAAAPWDIVEGLTSFAEQRSLSLLQVAIGGLAAQPAVASVIAGATSAEQVHANVAAGAWEPTEAELAELRTITQP; encoded by the coding sequence ATGGCGGAGATGCGTTACCGGCGGCTGGGCGACTCTGGGCTGATGGTGTCCGTGGTCGGCGTGGGCTGCAACAACTTTGGCTTCCGGATCGACGCCGACCAGACCCGCGAGGTCGTCACCGCCGCCCTCGACGCCGGCATCAACCTCTTCGACACCGCCGACGTCTACGGTGGACAGGGCAAGTCGGAGGAGCTGCTGGGTGCGGCGTTGCGGGGCCGCCGGGACGAGGCGGTCATCGCTACCAAGTTCGGCATGGACATGGCCGGCGCCAACGGTCCAGACTGGGGTGCCCGCGGCGCGCGCCGGTATGTGGTCCGGGCGGTGGAGGCGTCACTGCGCCGCCTCGGCACCGACTGGATCGATCTCTACCAGCTGCACACACCCGACCCGGGTACGCCGATCGAGGAGACGCTGGCGGCGCTGGACGAGCTGGTCCGGGCCGGTAAGGTCCGTTACCTCGGGCACTCGAACTTCGCGGGCTGGCAGGTCGCCGACGCGGCGTGGCTCGCCCGCACCGGCCGGCTGACCCCGTTCGTCTCCGCGCAGAACCACTACAACCTGCTGCACCGGGAACCGGTCGAGAGTGAGCTGATCCCGGCCTGCCAGCGGTTCGGGGTGGGGCTGCTGCCGTACTTCCCGCTCGCCAGTGGGCTGCTCACCGGCAAGTACCGGCGGGGCGCCGACGCACCGGCGGGGACCAGGTTGGCGGCCGACCGGTTCGCGAGCCGGCTCGCGGCCGCACCATGGGACATTGTGGAAGGGCTGACCAGCTTCGCCGAGCAGCGGTCGCTGAGCCTGTTGCAGGTGGCGATCGGCGGGTTGGCCGCCCAGCCGGCGGTGGCGAGCGTGATCGCCGGGGCTACCAGCGCCGAGCAGGTCCACGCCAACGTCGCCGCTGGCGCCTGGGAGCCGACCGAGGCCGAACTGGCGGAGCTGCGGACGATCACCCAGCCGTAA
- a CDS encoding pyridoxamine 5'-phosphate oxidase family protein: MRGATMAITTNQGYARLPQGDVGLLASEVAQRLLHSTALARLAYVAADGSPRVFPMLFHWTGDEVVFATFGGARKIRALRARPAVAVTIDTVGPPPEVLLIRGEAEVHEVDGVLPEYAAAQHRYYGEQAAAATIAEIDQPGLRMARIGLRPRWVGMIDFQTRFPGGTTADEFAQVGREGD, from the coding sequence ATGAGAGGCGCAACCATGGCGATCACCACCAACCAGGGCTACGCCCGGCTGCCGCAAGGAGACGTGGGCCTGCTCGCAAGCGAGGTGGCGCAGCGGCTGCTCCACTCCACCGCGCTCGCCCGGCTCGCGTACGTTGCCGCGGATGGCTCGCCCCGGGTGTTCCCGATGCTCTTCCACTGGACCGGCGACGAGGTCGTCTTCGCCACCTTCGGCGGTGCCCGCAAGATCCGGGCGCTGCGGGCCAGACCGGCCGTCGCGGTCACCATCGACACCGTGGGGCCACCGCCCGAGGTGCTGCTGATCCGGGGAGAGGCGGAGGTCCACGAGGTCGACGGGGTGCTGCCGGAGTACGCCGCGGCCCAACACCGTTACTACGGCGAGCAGGCGGCGGCAGCCACCATCGCCGAAATCGATCAGCCCGGTCTGAGGATGGCGCGGATCGGCCTCCGCCCCCGGTGGGTCGGGATGATCGACTTCCAGACCCGGTTCCCCGGCGGCACCACCGCCGACGAGTTTGCCCAGGTCGGGCGGGAGGGAGACTGA
- the paaA gene encoding 1,2-phenylacetyl-CoA epoxidase subunit PaaA yields the protein MYGNDFTAPDGELLAEVEAAETELREAADRRLAPDSTRPSPADPPADDYFHQVIAADQKIEPRDAMPEAYRRTLVRQIAQHAHSEIIGMQPESNWISRAPSLKRKAILLAKVQDEAGHGLYLYAAAETLGVSREELVDKLLTGRQKYSSIFNYPTLTWADVGAIGWLVDGAAIVNQVPLCRCSYGPYARAMIRICKEESFHQRQGFEILYTLARGTAAQRELAQDAIDRWWYPSLAMFGPPDSDSTHSEQSMAWKIKRFSNDELRQRFVDMCVGQAEVLGLALPDPQLRWNPDRGGYDFTQPDFDELFQVISGDGPCNRQRLAHRRAAHDEGEWVRRAAAAYAAKSAERRAAADADQRETRAPVTV from the coding sequence GTGTACGGCAACGACTTCACCGCCCCCGACGGCGAGCTGCTGGCTGAGGTCGAGGCCGCCGAGACGGAGCTGCGCGAGGCGGCCGACCGCCGGCTGGCTCCGGACTCCACCCGGCCCTCGCCGGCCGACCCGCCCGCGGACGACTACTTCCACCAGGTGATCGCAGCCGATCAGAAGATCGAGCCGCGCGACGCTATGCCCGAGGCGTACCGCCGGACGCTGGTCCGTCAGATCGCCCAGCACGCACATTCAGAGATCATTGGGATGCAGCCGGAGAGCAACTGGATCAGCCGCGCCCCCTCGCTGAAGCGTAAAGCGATCCTGCTCGCCAAGGTGCAGGACGAGGCCGGCCACGGCCTCTACCTCTACGCCGCCGCGGAGACCCTCGGGGTCAGCCGCGAGGAGTTGGTGGACAAGCTGCTCACCGGCCGGCAAAAATACAGCTCCATCTTCAACTATCCGACGTTGACCTGGGCCGACGTTGGGGCCATCGGTTGGCTGGTGGATGGCGCCGCGATCGTCAACCAGGTGCCGCTGTGCCGCTGCTCGTACGGGCCGTACGCGCGGGCCATGATTCGGATCTGCAAAGAGGAGTCCTTCCATCAGCGGCAGGGCTTCGAGATTCTGTACACACTGGCGCGCGGCACCGCGGCGCAGCGGGAGTTGGCCCAGGACGCCATCGACCGGTGGTGGTATCCATCACTGGCGATGTTCGGTCCGCCCGACTCCGACTCCACCCACTCCGAGCAGTCCATGGCGTGGAAGATCAAACGGTTCAGCAACGACGAGCTCCGGCAACGTTTCGTGGACATGTGCGTCGGCCAGGCCGAGGTGCTCGGCCTGGCGCTGCCGGACCCGCAGCTGCGGTGGAACCCTGACCGGGGCGGTTACGATTTCACCCAGCCCGACTTCGACGAGCTATTTCAGGTCATCTCCGGCGATGGTCCCTGCAACCGGCAGCGGCTGGCGCACCGCCGGGCCGCCCACGACGAGGGCGAATGGGTCCGGCGCGCCGCCGCCGCGTACGCGGCGAAGTCGGCCGAGCGTCGCGCCGCCGCCGATGCCGACCAGCGCGAAACCCGGGCGCCGGTGACGGTGTGA
- the paaE gene encoding 1,2-phenylacetyl-CoA epoxidase subunit PaaE has translation MTISRPPRRRPTFHALPVVALDPLTDDALAVTFAVPEQLRDAYAFRAGQHLTVRRVDPDTGEEVRRSYSICSTPAELAATGRLRIGVKQIPGGAFSRYAAEQLRVGDEVPVMPPLGHFTTEVTPTRSRWYAAVVAGSGITPVLSLAATALATEPASRFTIFYGNRDVRSVMFAEELADLKDRWPQRLQVVHVLSREPADAELLSGRIDAHRLPRLLTAFLPEPAVVDEWFLCGPYGLVTDAQAVLASLDVPEPAVRTELFHVPSGDDPAAPAAPAPSPAGEVGEVDLTIQLDGRASQVSMGRQERVLDAALRVRGELPYACRGGVCSTCRAKVVTGEVTMAANWALEPEEVAAGYVLTCQASPVTEELVVDYDA, from the coding sequence GTGACGATATCCCGGCCGCCGCGGCGTCGGCCCACCTTTCACGCGCTGCCGGTGGTTGCGCTCGACCCGCTCACCGACGATGCGCTGGCGGTCACCTTCGCGGTGCCGGAGCAGCTCCGCGACGCGTACGCGTTCCGGGCCGGCCAGCACCTGACGGTGCGACGAGTCGACCCCGACACCGGTGAGGAGGTGCGCCGCTCGTACTCGATCTGCTCCACCCCCGCCGAGTTGGCCGCGACCGGTCGGCTCCGGATCGGAGTCAAGCAGATCCCCGGCGGGGCCTTCTCCCGGTACGCCGCCGAGCAGCTGCGGGTCGGCGACGAAGTGCCGGTCATGCCGCCGTTGGGCCACTTCACCACCGAGGTGACGCCGACCCGGTCCCGGTGGTACGCGGCGGTGGTCGCCGGCTCCGGTATCACCCCGGTGTTGTCGCTCGCGGCCACCGCCCTGGCCACCGAGCCGGCCAGCCGATTCACCATCTTCTACGGCAACCGCGACGTCCGGTCGGTGATGTTCGCCGAGGAGCTGGCGGACCTGAAGGACCGGTGGCCGCAGCGGTTGCAGGTGGTGCATGTGCTCTCACGGGAACCGGCCGACGCCGAACTGCTCTCCGGGCGGATCGACGCGCACCGACTGCCTCGGTTGCTGACCGCCTTCCTGCCTGAGCCGGCCGTGGTCGACGAGTGGTTCCTGTGTGGCCCGTACGGGCTGGTCACCGATGCCCAGGCGGTGCTCGCGTCGCTGGACGTGCCCGAGCCCGCGGTGCGTACCGAGCTGTTCCATGTGCCGTCGGGCGATGATCCGGCAGCACCGGCGGCCCCAGCCCCGTCGCCAGCGGGTGAGGTGGGTGAGGTCGACCTGACGATCCAATTGGACGGCCGCGCCTCGCAGGTAAGCATGGGCCGGCAGGAGCGGGTGCTCGACGCGGCGCTACGAGTCCGGGGTGAGCTGCCGTACGCCTGCCGGGGCGGGGTCTGCTCCACCTGCCGCGCCAAGGTCGTCACGGGCGAGGTGACGATGGCGGCCAACTGGGCCCTGGAGCCCGAAGAGGTGGCCGCCGGGTATGTCCTGACCTGTCAGGCTAGCCCGGTCACCGAGGAACTCGTCGTCGACTACGACGCCTAG
- a CDS encoding winged helix-turn-helix transcriptional regulator → MPVRRSYHDPCGVARALDAIGERWALLLVRELRLGPKRFTDLRRGLPGASQNVLSQRLRELTDAGVVRRRRLGPPASAWGYELTERGHQLAPVLRELAHWGSRAPLPTGGELSTDAILLALETTFDPAAAGELSAQIELQLNDDHCWATIESGSLRVGRGDPPAGAADATIATDPATLRALVFGGYPLVDAAAQGRAEITGDRALGARFLTLFPRPTPD, encoded by the coding sequence GTGCCCGTTCGACGCAGTTACCACGACCCCTGCGGCGTCGCCCGCGCCCTCGACGCCATCGGCGAGCGCTGGGCGCTGCTCCTGGTACGAGAACTCCGCCTAGGCCCGAAACGCTTCACCGACCTGCGCCGCGGACTGCCGGGCGCCAGCCAGAACGTGCTCTCGCAACGGCTGCGCGAGCTGACCGACGCTGGCGTGGTGCGCCGACGCCGACTAGGCCCACCCGCCAGCGCCTGGGGGTATGAGCTCACCGAACGCGGCCACCAGCTCGCCCCGGTGCTGCGGGAGCTCGCGCACTGGGGCAGCCGGGCGCCGCTGCCCACCGGTGGTGAGCTGAGCACGGACGCCATCCTGCTGGCGCTGGAGACGACTTTCGACCCGGCCGCGGCGGGCGAACTGTCGGCCCAGATCGAGCTCCAGCTCAACGACGATCACTGCTGGGCCACGATCGAATCGGGATCGCTGCGCGTCGGGCGGGGAGACCCACCAGCCGGGGCCGCCGACGCGACCATCGCGACGGATCCGGCGACGCTGCGGGCGCTGGTCTTCGGCGGCTACCCGCTAGTCGACGCAGCCGCCCAGGGGCGGGCCGAGATCACCGGCGACCGCGCCCTCGGCGCCCGGTTCCTAACCCTCTTCCCCCGCCCTACCCCCGACTAG
- the paaB gene encoding 1,2-phenylacetyl-CoA epoxidase subunit PaaB: protein MTEAPPAGEPNGVAAPLWEVFVRPRRGLSHVHVGSVHAADEQTALHHARDVYTRRQEGVSIWVVPAKQITASSPDEKDAFFDPAADKVYRHPTFYPVPEGAKHL from the coding sequence GTGACTGAGGCGCCACCGGCGGGCGAGCCGAATGGTGTCGCCGCGCCGCTGTGGGAGGTGTTCGTCCGACCGCGCCGAGGGCTGTCCCACGTCCATGTCGGCAGCGTCCACGCCGCCGACGAGCAGACCGCCCTCCACCATGCCCGTGACGTGTACACCCGCCGGCAGGAGGGGGTCTCGATCTGGGTCGTCCCCGCCAAGCAGATCACCGCCTCTAGCCCGGACGAGAAAGACGCCTTCTTCGACCCCGCGGCCGACAAGGTCTACCGCCACCCCACCTTCTATCCGGTGCCGGAGGGGGCGAAACACTTGTGA
- the mqnC gene encoding cyclic dehypoxanthinyl futalosine synthase, producing MIREIDDALQRAADGGRITPEEALLLYTDAPLHPLGEAADAVRRRRYPDGIVTYLIDRNINYTNVCVTACKFCAFYRAPKHAEGWSHDTEEILRRCGEAVELGATQVMLQGGHHPDYGVEYYEQLFGAVKSAYPQLAIHSIGPSEILHMAKVSSVSIEEAITRIQAAGLDSIAGAGAEMLPDRPRQAIAPLKESGQRWLEVMEVAHRFGVDSTATMMMGTGETNAERIEHMRMIRDVQDKAVEAGYADNRVAERGGAGGFRAFIPWTYQPENNHLKGRTQATTLEYLRLVAVARLFFDNVAHLQSSWLTTGKDAGQLSLHMGVDDLGSIMLEENVISSAGARHRSNLLELISMIRSADRTPAQRDTLYQHLAVHRRPEDDPTDERVVSHFSSIALPHDGAADRSLPLIEAR from the coding sequence GTGATACGGGAGATCGATGACGCGCTGCAGCGGGCCGCGGACGGCGGGCGGATCACGCCCGAGGAGGCGCTGCTGCTCTACACCGACGCACCGCTACACCCGCTGGGCGAGGCCGCCGACGCGGTCCGCCGCCGCCGGTACCCGGACGGGATCGTCACCTACCTGATCGACCGCAACATCAACTACACAAATGTCTGCGTCACCGCCTGCAAGTTCTGCGCCTTCTACCGGGCGCCGAAGCACGCGGAGGGGTGGAGCCACGACACCGAGGAGATCCTGCGCCGCTGCGGCGAGGCGGTCGAGCTCGGCGCCACCCAGGTGATGTTGCAGGGGGGCCACCACCCCGACTATGGCGTGGAGTATTACGAGCAGCTCTTCGGCGCGGTCAAGTCGGCGTACCCGCAGTTGGCGATCCATTCGATCGGGCCGAGCGAGATCCTGCACATGGCGAAGGTCTCCAGCGTCAGCATCGAGGAGGCGATCACCCGGATCCAGGCGGCGGGGCTGGATTCGATCGCCGGTGCCGGGGCGGAGATGCTGCCGGACCGGCCCCGGCAGGCGATCGCGCCGCTGAAGGAGTCCGGCCAGCGCTGGCTGGAGGTGATGGAGGTGGCCCACCGGTTCGGGGTGGACTCCACCGCCACCATGATGATGGGCACCGGCGAGACCAACGCCGAACGGATCGAGCACATGCGGATGATCCGCGACGTCCAGGACAAGGCAGTCGAGGCGGGCTACGCCGATAATCGGGTCGCCGAGCGCGGCGGCGCCGGCGGCTTCCGGGCCTTTATCCCGTGGACCTACCAGCCCGAAAACAATCACCTTAAGGGGCGTACGCAGGCGACCACCCTGGAGTATCTCCGGCTGGTGGCGGTGGCCCGGCTCTTCTTCGACAACGTGGCCCACCTGCAGTCGTCGTGGCTCACCACCGGCAAGGACGCGGGCCAGCTCTCCCTACACATGGGCGTGGACGACCTGGGCTCGATCATGCTTGAGGAGAATGTCATCTCTTCGGCGGGCGCCCGGCACCGTTCCAACCTGCTCGAGCTGATCTCCATGATCCGTTCGGCGGATCGGACCCCGGCCCAACGGGACACCCTCTACCAGCACCTTGCGGTGCACCGGCGGCCCGAGGACGACCCGACCGACGAGCGCGTGGTGTCACACTTCTCCTCGATCGCGCTGCCCCACGACGGCGCCGCCGATCGCTCCCTCCCCCTCATCGAAGCCCGCTAG
- a CDS encoding alpha/beta hydrolase, which produces MATYTLVHGAGGDSWYWHRVAPLLRERGHEVVTPDLPTGDDAAGWTEYADVIEAAIGDRREVILVAQSMAGFSAPLVCQRRPIDLLVLVAAMVPRPGETGGDWWEQTGQPQAERALAEQQGRSSTGEFDPMEMFFHDLPAELAEAAMARGRPQSATPFTQPWPLERWPDTPTRFLLARRDRLFPAEFQRRVVAERLGIVPDELDAGHLAALSCPDELVAWLERYRADLADSGAVTAG; this is translated from the coding sequence ATGGCGACCTACACGTTGGTCCACGGCGCCGGCGGCGACTCCTGGTACTGGCACCGGGTGGCCCCGCTGCTGCGGGAACGCGGCCACGAGGTGGTCACCCCGGATCTGCCGACCGGTGACGACGCCGCTGGTTGGACGGAGTACGCCGACGTGATCGAGGCGGCCATCGGTGACCGGCGGGAGGTGATCCTGGTCGCCCAGTCGATGGCCGGCTTCAGCGCCCCGCTGGTGTGCCAGCGGCGCCCGATCGACCTGCTGGTGCTGGTGGCGGCGATGGTCCCACGGCCCGGGGAGACCGGTGGTGACTGGTGGGAGCAGACCGGCCAGCCGCAGGCCGAACGAGCACTGGCCGAGCAGCAGGGGCGGTCGAGCACCGGCGAGTTCGATCCGATGGAGATGTTCTTCCACGACCTGCCGGCCGAGTTGGCCGAGGCGGCGATGGCGCGGGGCCGGCCGCAGTCGGCCACCCCGTTCACGCAGCCATGGCCGCTGGAGCGATGGCCCGACACGCCGACCCGGTTCCTGCTCGCCCGGCGCGATCGGCTCTTCCCCGCCGAGTTCCAACGGCGGGTGGTGGCCGAGCGGCTCGGGATCGTCCCGGACGAGCTGGACGCCGGCCACCTGGCAGCGCTGAGCTGCCCGGATGAGCTGGTTGCGTGGCTGGAGCGCTACCGGGCAGACCTGGCTGACTCGGGTGCCGTTACGGCTGGGTGA